From a region of the Toxotes jaculatrix isolate fToxJac2 chromosome 7, fToxJac2.pri, whole genome shotgun sequence genome:
- the erap2 gene encoding endoplasmic reticulum aminopeptidase 2: MVLVRLLVLSLFHVSLVGCQPTQSSQQASSPPGEQSPLGTGNLSFPWSRLRLPRYIIPLHYRLLLHPNITTLNFTGSVQIQIDVQNNTNWVVLHSKGLQIFKATILNQNFAHLSDQVLPVLHNPSHEQIGIFSPRVLSSGQKYFLYIEFGAELAEGLYGFYKSTYRTSAGETRILASTHFEPTSARMAFPCFDEPIFKANFSVRIRRSPEYISLSNMPVVKTVEVSDNLLEDRFAASVKMSTYLVAFVICDFKSVTATTSSGVQVSIYAAPEKWLQTHYALEVAVKMLDFYEEYFNIRYPLPKQDLIAIPDFQSGAMENWGLTTYRETSLLFDPLTSSVSDELWVTMVIGHELAHQWFGNLVTMEWWNDIWLNEGFARYMEYISVEATYPDLKVEEYLLHTCFAAVGHDSLNSSRPISSPAENPTQIKEMFDTVSYDKGACVLHMLRHFLTDDVFQSGIVRYLRKYSYKNAQNQDLWDSLANTCSEEDFVSGKHCYSSSQAAKNAYLFAGEHLDLTAMMNTWTLQKGIPLVTVTRKGSRLLLRQDRFLRTVLPSDPLWATLQKGFLWHIPLTYKTDASSTIHRHLMTTHTDSIHIGEEVSWVKVNTDMTGYYVVHYDDGGWDEMTKLLRENHTALSYKDRTQLIHNSFQLVTAGHLPINKALDLLGYLRLETHTVPLLQGLGYLEAFYRMIEKRNEPELTRSLGMYILQFFRAIIDQQTWSDNGSVSERRLRSEVLSLACHLDYPPCLEQAQQTFKDWLQSNGTLNLPTDVAETVYSVGAQDDYGWTSLLHTYNISLSAAQKTKILFALTCTKDTSKLERLLELGLEGKVIRSQDLSHLIQMVARNPRGHVLAWNFVKKNWDTLVERFQLGSFCIRNIIIGTTGQFSSPEELNEVQLFFESIKEQASQLRATQVALDNVQKNVSWIQRNLETLRNWLKEQMK; encoded by the exons ATGGTCTTGGTGAGGCTGTTAGTGCTGTCTCTATTTCATGTATCTCTGGTTGGGTGTCAGCCCACCCAGAGTTCACAACAGGCGTCAAGCCCTCCAGGAGAACAATCTCCTTTGGGTACTGGTAATCTGTCCTTCCCGTGGAGCCGTCTTCGCCTGCCAAG GTACATCATTCCTCTTCACTACCGCCTCCTCCTGCACCCCAACATCACAACTCTCAATTTCACCGGCTCAGTGCAAATCCAGATTGATGTCCAGAACAACACAAACTGGGTTGTATTACACAGCAAGGGTCTGCAGATCTTCAAAGCCACCATACTGAACCAAAACTTTGCTCATCTGTCTGACCAG gTTCTTCCAGTTCTTCATAACCCCTCCCATGAGCAGATTGGCATTTTCTCTCCCAGAGTGCTCAGCAGTGGGCAGAAGTACTTTCTGTATATTGAGTTTGGGGCAGAACTAGCAGAAGGCCTCTATGGCTTCTATAAAAGCACCTACAGAACCAGTGCAGGAGAGACCAG AATCTTAGCCTCAACTCACTTTGAGCCCACGAGTGCTCGGATGGCATTCCCTTGCTTCGATGAACCAATCTTCAAAGCAAATTTCTCTGTTCGGATCAGGAGGAGCCCAGAGTACATTTCTCTCTCCAACATGCCTGTG GTCAAGACAGTTGAAGTGAGCGATAACCTGCTTGAGGACCGGTTTGCTGCGAGCGTAAAGATGAGCACATACCTCGTAGCATTTGTCATCTGTGATTTCAAGTCTGTCACTGCAACAACATCCTCTGGAGTGCAG GTGTCTATCTATGCCGCCCCTGAAAAGTGGCTTCAGACCCACTATGCACTGGAGGTTGCTGTCAAAATGCTGGACTTCTATGAGGAGTACTTCAACATCCGCTATCCTCTACCCAAACaag atCTGATAGCCATCCCAGACTTCCAGTCCGGTGCGATGGAGAACTGGGGTCTGACCACCTACAGAGAGACCAGCCTTCTCTTTGATCCCCTCACATCCTCTGTTTCGGATGAACTCTGGGTCACTATGGTAATCGGCCATGAGCTCGCCCATCAG TGGTTTGGCAACTTGGTGACCATGGAGTGGTGGAACGATATCTGGCTGAATGAAGGATTTGCCAGATACATGGAGTATATTTCAGTGGAGGCCACCTACCCTGACCTCAAAgtg GAGGAATATCTACTGCACACCTGCTTTGCAGCAGTTGGTCATGATTCGCTGAACTCCTCCCGCCCAATATCCAGTCCAGCAGAGAACCCCACTCAGATCAAAGAGATGTTTGACACAGTCTCCTATGACAAA gGAGCATGTGTCCTGCACATGCTACGACACTTCCTGACAGATGATGTGTTTCAGAGTGGGATAGTGCGATACCTCCGCAAATACAGCTACAAAAATGCCCAGAACCAGGACCTGTGGGATAGTCTGGCCAAT acGTGCTCAGAGGAGGACTTCGTCTCAGGAaagcactgttacagcagcagccaggccGCCAAGAATGCA TACCTGTTTGCAGGGGAACATCTGGATCTGACAGCCATGATGAACACTTGGACTCTGCAGAAAGGTATTCCTCTGGTGACTGTAACAAGGAAGGGGTCTCGTCTGCTGCTCAGGCAGGACAGGTTTCTGAGGACAGTTCTGCCCTCTGACCCTCTCTGGGCCACACTGCAGAAGGG TTTCCTTTGGCATATTCCCCTGACGTACAAGACAGATGCATCCAGCACCATTCACAGACACCtcatgacaacacacacag ACAGCATACACATTGGAGAGGAAGTCAGCTGGGTGAAGgtaaacactgacatgactgGCTATTATGTGGTTCACTATGATGACGGTGGTTGGGATGAGATGACCAAACTGCTGAGGGAAAACCACACTGCTCTGAGCTACAAAGACAGGACTCAGTTGATACACAACTCTTTTCAACTGGTCAC GGCAGGTCACCTGCCGATCAATAAAGCCTTAGACCTGCTTGGTTATCTGCgattggaaacacacacagtgcctcTCCTCCAAGGATTGGGTTATCTGGAGGCCTTTTACCGGATGATTGAGAAAAGGAATGAGCCTGAGCTAACACGCAGCCTGGGG ATGTACATCCTGCAATTTTTCCGTGCCATCATCGACCAGCAGACATGGAGTGACAATGGCTCTGTGTCAGAGCGAcggctgaggtcagaggtccTCTCTCTGGCTTGTCACCTGGATTACCCTCCCTGTCTGGAGCAAGCACAACAGACCTTCAAAGACTGGCTTCAGTCCAATGGAACACTCAA CTTACCCACTGACGTGGCAGAGACCGTGTATTCAGTTGGAGCTCAGGATGACTATGGCTGGACCTCGCTCTTGCATACATACaacatctccctctctgcagcacaaaaaACCAAAATCCTGTTTGCCTTGACCTGCACCAAAGACACCAGCAAACTGGAAAG actGCTCGAGCTGGGTCTGGAAGGAAAGGTGATTCGATCACAGGACCTGTCTCATCTCATCCAGATGGTGGCCAGGAACCCACGGGGACATGTGCTTGCCTGGAACTTTGTCAAAAAGAACTGGGACACACTGGTTGAAAG GTTCCAGTTGGGCTCATTTTGTATTAGAAACATCATCATTGGTACCACAGGCCAGTTTTCTTCTCCAGAGGAACTCAATGAA GTGCAGTTGTTCTTTGAGTCCATCAAAGAACAGGCATCTCAGCTGAGAGCCACTCAGGTTGCCTTAGACAACGTGCAGAAAAATGTTAGCTGGATTCAGAGGAACCTAGAGACTCTGAGAAACTGGCTGAAGGAGCAAATGAAGTGA
- the LOC121184041 gene encoding leucyl-cystinyl aminopeptidase, with product MDPFDSNSTERASLPRNMIENSMFEEEPDVVDLAKDSTAFPTFPALDPDEVVFEPRSSRLLVRGLGENDMDEDEEDCESSARLLGMSFMNRSSAHRSNSSPYTRQAPPRSCSRPSARTMVVCVLFLVIVASMTMVLYFLPGCTFTRKGCAKPNKTTPLETVYPLSTNGELFPWAQFRLPLSIHPLSYDLTLNPDLDHMTFTGRTVINMSVHHNTKRIVLHSANLNITKATFKRGDGEASDVTVLEYKPRQQIAVKFSEELKAGQYCVLTLEYSASLSHTYDGFYNSSYTDKEGNKRVLAATQFEPLSARKAFPCFDEPAFKATFLIKIKRKPDYMTLSNMPKAKSTPLPSGLVEDEFEKTSVNMSTYLVAFTVANFTPIRKNVSNTLVSVYSVPEKKEHTDYALETASKLLKFYNEFFEIDYPLKKLDLVAIPDFLAGAMENWGLITFRETSLLVGNQSSPLEKQVVASVIAHELAHQWFGNLVTMSWWNDLWLNEGFATYMQYMSLQAVLPQLDIGNLFLEVRFRALDKDALNSSHAVSTEVNTPEQVEEMFDSVSYEKGASILLMLNASLPGDQQFRKGIIQYLKQFSGFNTDTNDLWNSLTQVEVSTQHQNVSEMMSSWTSQKGFPLVTVSRKGDQVTLTQEHFLLTSDNATETSSLWHVPVTYVNDSCSLAPECRQVFALKNKTGTFKLPESVKWLKLNYRNTGFYIVHYENEGWASLIKALSSNVSVLTPEDRASLIHNIFALSRLGRVSFRQVLKLLNYMSNETETPPVTEALLQLNTIYRLLDKRQEHVLVARMKNYILDHFGSLMDKQTWEEEKSVSKQELRSALLEMACRLSEEKCTQQAKNLFKQYVDSNGTFRIPGDLQRVVFAVAAQSDQDWLTLLNMYKHATYDSEKRKMLQGLASTQDTRHIVWILKAGLNGGIIQTQELPLVISTVCNGFAGYLFAWDFIQENWDQLIEKFPVGSFAIQTIIKSATSQFSTQTRLDQVQGFFSRLKERGSQMRSVQEALETIRLNRRWMDKNLSTLQKWL from the exons ATGGATCCATTTGACAGTAACAGTACAG AGCGAGCGAGCCTTCCAAGGAACATGATTGAGAATAGCATGTTTGAAGAAGAGCCTGATGTCGTGGATTTGGCCAAAGACTCCACTGCATTTCCG ACCTTTCCTGCTCTTGACCCAGATGAGGTGGTATTTGAGCCTCGTAGCTCACGGTTGCTTGTACGAGGCCTGGGAGAGAATGACATGGACGAGGATGAAGAGGACTGCGAGTCTTCAGCCCGTCTCCTGGGCATGTCCTTCATGAACCGTAGCTCTGCTCACAGATCCAACTCTTCTCCATACACCAGACAGGCTCCACCCAG GTCATGTTCACGACCCTCAGCCCGCACcatggttgtttgtgtgttattccTGGTGATAGTAGCCTCTATGACCATGGTACTGTACTTCTTACCTGGATGCACCTTTACTAGG AAAGGTTGTGCTAAACCGAACAAGACCACACCCTTAGAGACAGTCTACCCTTTGTCCACAAATGGCGAACTGTTTCCATGGGCCCAGTTTCGGCTGCCTCTCAGCATACATCCCCTCAGCTATGACCTCACCCTGAACCCCGACCTCGACCACATGACCTTCACTGGCCGCACTGTTATCAACATGTCTGTACATCACAACACCAAACGCATTGTCCTGCACAGTGCTAATCTCAACATTACCAAAGCTACCTTCAAG CGGGGTGATGGGGAGGCCAGTGATGTGACTGTGCTGGAGTACAAACCCAGACAGCAGATAGCTGTTAAATTCTCTGAGGAGCTGAAGGCAGGCCAGTACTGTGTATTGACCCTGGAGTACTCTGCCAGCCTCTCACACACCTATGATGGTTTCTACAACAGTTCATACACAGAtaaagaaggaaacaaaag GGTCCTCGCTGCAACCCAGTTTGAACCGCTATCGGCCAGGAAGGCATTCCCTTGCTTTGATGAGCCAGCTTTCAAAGCTACCTTTCTgattaaaatcaaaagaaaaccAGACTACATGACTCTTTCCAACATGCCAAAG gctaAATCTACACCGCTTCCCAGTGGCCTCGTGGAAGATGAGTTTGAAAAAACCAGTGTCAACATGAGCACCTACCTGGTGGCCTTCACTGTTGCTAATTTCACCCCCATCCGCAAAAATGTCTCAAATACTCTG GTGTCTGTGTACTCTGTGCCAGAGAAGAAGGAGCACACTGACTACGCTCTAGAAACAGCCTCCAAACTGCTGAAATTCTACAATGAGTTCTTTGAAATAGACTACCCCCTCAAAAAACTag ACTTGGTAGCCATCCCAGACTTCCTGGCAGGAGCCATGGAGAACTGGGGGCTCATCACTTTCAGAGAGACCAGCCTGCTGGTGGGGAACCAGTCCTCTCCTCTGGAGAAACAAGTAGTTGCCTCTGTCATAGCACATGAGCTCGCTCATCAG tggtttGGAAACTTGGTAACTATGAGCTGGTGGAATGACCTGTGGCTCAACGAAGGCTTTGCCACTTACATGCAGTACATGTCACTGCAGGCAGTGTTGCCCCAGCTGGATATT gGAAATTTATTCCTGGAGGTGCGGTTCAGAGCCTTGGACAAAGATGCACTAAACTCCTCTCACGCTGTGTCGACAGAGGTTAATACACCGGAACAGGTGGAAGAGATGTTTGACTCCGTCTCCTATGAAAAG GGTGCATCCATTCTTCTGATGCTGAACGCCTCCCTGCCAGGGGATCAACAGTTCAGGAAGGGTATCATTCAATACCTAAAACAGTTCAGTGGATTTAACACGGACACCAATGACCTCTGGAATAGTCTTACACAG GTTGAGGTCTCGACGCAGCACCAGAATGTTTCAGAGATGATGAGCTCATGGACATCACAGAAAGGCTTCCCACTGGTCACTGTAAGCCGCAAAGGAGATCAGGTTACCCTCACACAGGAGCATTTTCTCCTCACCTCTGATAATGCCACGGAGACATCCAG CCTGTGGCATGTTCCAGTGACGTACGTAAACGACAGCTGTAGTTTGGCCCCTGAGTGCAGACAGGTGTTCGCTTTGAAGAACAAAACAG GTACTTTTAAGCTGCCAGAAAGTGTAAAGTGGCTGAAGTTGAACTACAGAAACACAGGCTTCTACATCGTTCACTACGAAAATGAGGGCTGGGCTTCTCTTATAAAGGCTTTGTCCAGCAATGTCAGTGTTCTTACACCTGAGGACCGTGCCTCTCTCATACACAACATCTTTGCTCTCTCCAG ACTGGGACGTGTATCCTTCCGTCAAGTCCTCAAACTGTTGAACTACATGTCTAATGAAACGGAGACACCTCCTGTGACAGAGGCCTTGTTACAGCTCAATACTATCTACAGGCTGCTTGACAAAAGACAGGAACATGTTCTTGTGGCCCGCATGAAg AATTACATTCTGGATCATTTTGGTTCTCTGATGGACAAACAAACatgggaagaggagaagagcgTTTCAAAGCAGGAGTTGCGCTCAGCCCTGTTGGAGATGGCCTGTAGACTGAGTGAAGAAAAGTGCACTCAGCAAGCCAAAAACCTGTTCAAACAGTATGTTGACTCCAATGGAACGTTTAG GATACCAGGTGATCTGCAGCGAGTTGTATTCGCTGTGGCTGCTCAGTCGGATCAAGATTGGTTGACTTTGCTCAACATGTACAAACATGCTACCTATGATTCAGAGAAGCGAAAAATGCTACAGGGCCTCGCGTCCACTCAGGACACCCGGCATATAGTatg GATTCTAAAGGCAGGTCTGAACGGAGGCATCATCCAGACACAGGAGCTGCCTTTGGTCATCAGCACTGTGTGTAACGGCTTCGCCGGCTACTTGTTTGCCTGGGATTTCATACAAGAGAACTGGGACCAACTCATAGAGAA GTTCCCTGTGGGATCCTTTGCCATCCAGACAATCATCAAATCTGCCACCTCCCAGTTCTCCACACAGACACGCCTTGATCAa gtACAGGGTTTCTTCTCCAGGCTGAAGGAGCGCGGCTCTCAGATGAGGAGCGTTCAGGAGGCTTTGGAAACCATCAGGCTGAATCGGCGCTGGATGGACAAGAACCTGTCTACACTCCAAAAATGGCTCTAA